From a region of the Acidobacteriota bacterium genome:
- the tsaE gene encoding tRNA (adenosine(37)-N6)-threonylcarbamoyltransferase complex ATPase subunit type 1 TsaE gives MAETLLLPTLAQTRALARRVARSLAGRDLLLLEGDLGAGKTTFTRFLAEALGIAPSWVSSPSFTLVQRYPQGKGGLAVTHVDLYRCSHPSDLESLGLEDSLASADLVVVEWPGAGETLWKSSGRPLWRLAFHGTGKARWVAVEGPSRLSPGTLR, from the coding sequence TTGGCGGAAACCCTCCTCCTGCCAACGCTTGCGCAAACCCGGGCCCTGGCCCGGCGAGTGGCCCGCTCCCTGGCCGGACGGGATCTCCTCCTCCTCGAGGGGGACCTGGGAGCGGGAAAGACCACCTTCACTCGGTTCCTGGCGGAGGCTCTCGGCATCGCCCCGTCGTGGGTGTCGAGCCCCTCTTTCACCCTCGTCCAGAGGTACCCCCAGGGGAAGGGCGGCCTGGCCGTGACCCACGTGGACCTCTACCGGTGCAGCCACCCCTCCGACCTGGAATCGCTCGGGCTCGAGGATTCGCTCGCTTCCGCGGACCTCGTGGTCGTGGAGTGGCCCGGGGCCGGAGAGACGCTGTGGAAATCCTCGGGCCGCCCTCTCTGGAGGCTGGCCTTCCATGGAACCGGCAAGGCCCGCTGGGTGGCCGTGGAAGGCCCCAGCCGTCTCAGCCCAGGGACACTCCGATAA
- a CDS encoding UbiA-like polyprenyltransferase — protein MRRFVHRLFVVLEMIKFQHTVFALPFALLSMMWAAGGWPGWRTFLWILGAMVGARSAAMTFNRLVDRRFDAENPRTSGWPLVTGQVSVPFAWGFLVASVGLLVLSAWRLNPLCLALSPLALAVLLGYSLTKRFTSWCHLVLGFADGISAPGAWIAVTGTLHGSGPSWWLCGAMTFWIAGFDLLYALQDLAFDRSVGLHSFPARRGVEATLWLSAGAHAVTVLCLAVAAKTAGAGIVFLGAVALVAGALVFEHLLVRPGDLSRLNAAFFTTNGFIAVGLLAAGALDAALG, from the coding sequence TTGAGGCGGTTCGTCCATCGCTTGTTCGTCGTGCTGGAGATGATCAAGTTCCAGCACACGGTCTTCGCCCTCCCCTTCGCCCTCCTGTCCATGATGTGGGCCGCGGGCGGGTGGCCCGGCTGGCGGACCTTCCTCTGGATCCTCGGCGCCATGGTGGGCGCGCGGTCCGCGGCCATGACTTTCAACCGCTTGGTGGACCGCAGGTTCGACGCCGAGAACCCCCGGACCTCCGGTTGGCCGCTCGTGACCGGGCAAGTTTCGGTCCCCTTCGCATGGGGGTTCCTGGTGGCGTCCGTGGGGCTCCTCGTCCTCTCGGCCTGGAGGCTGAACCCCCTCTGCCTGGCCCTTTCTCCCCTGGCCCTGGCCGTCCTGCTCGGCTACTCCCTCACCAAGCGCTTCACGTCCTGGTGCCACCTCGTCCTGGGATTCGCAGACGGCATCTCCGCGCCCGGAGCGTGGATCGCCGTCACGGGAACCCTCCACGGCTCCGGACCCTCCTGGTGGCTCTGCGGCGCCATGACCTTTTGGATCGCCGGATTCGACCTCCTGTACGCGCTCCAGGATCTGGCCTTCGACCGCTCCGTGGGCCTGCACTCCTTCCCCGCCCGCCGCGGCGTCGAGGCAACGCTCTGGCTTTCCGCCGGGGCTCACGCGGTCACGGTGCTGTGCCTGGCGGTGGCGGCGAAGACCGCCGGGGCGGGGATCGTCTTCCTCGGTGCCGTCGCGCTGGTGGCCGGCGCGCTGGTCTTCGAGCACCTCCTGGTCCGCCCCGGCGACCTCTCCCGACTCAACGCCGCCTTCTTCACGACGAACGGATTCATCGCCGTCGGCCTTCTCGCCGCCGGAGCCCTGGACGCGGCCCTGGGCTGA
- a CDS encoding cyclic nucleotide-binding domain-containing protein: MTQPAEGVGSNPLNLDPEDLFVVAGKFAEQGRYEEAVALYERGVKLFPGSLAMKIGLGKMRNLLKEKDEHERHRLMAKFKEERGRQDRQSSQLAAIGEIFERKGQSERARECYRIALIHNPSNESARFNLAKLDYRNNDFSGSIRELKALIAINPFHAEAHALMGRALFYLKSYKASLASLVDAMILDSAAGRPPAPELQEKFKYILEKVGIQNRAARSEIVKKRLALFNQCVHQLDLEKESLLGRGAVRDIHEITKAAAPDEVRQDLLRLALRLRAFDILATLADEHLFVVAKAVKEMAVKPGDVVFDENDEGDDLFLVEKGEVRLVKQTPFGEQPLALAQKGEFFGEMNFIDPAHRSADALASTEGVLFRIRRSDLDPFFELKKEVAVHFYWHFWKSLSRRTREANNLLKTFFSEAATAQKAALSPDEASRSKAISIELDRKIKLLQEQGLSAKELRLLAAFSTEELYNQDELIFKEGSRGDKLYIILDGKVRITKHIPGVGEEALAILGKGDFFGEMALVDNEPRSADARAHVNGTTVLTISRTVLNEILSVDVESAYQFLIILCRILTQRLREINLKIIQWRFMAGGF; this comes from the coding sequence GTGACCCAGCCAGCCGAGGGCGTCGGCTCCAACCCGCTGAACCTCGATCCCGAGGATCTGTTTGTCGTGGCCGGCAAATTCGCGGAGCAAGGCCGCTACGAGGAGGCCGTCGCGCTCTACGAGCGGGGCGTCAAGCTCTTCCCCGGCAGCCTCGCCATGAAGATCGGCCTGGGCAAGATGCGCAACCTCCTCAAGGAGAAAGACGAGCACGAGCGCCACCGCCTCATGGCCAAGTTCAAGGAGGAGCGGGGCCGCCAGGATCGTCAGTCCAGCCAGCTCGCCGCCATCGGGGAGATCTTCGAGCGGAAGGGCCAGTCCGAACGAGCCCGGGAATGCTACCGCATCGCGCTCATCCACAATCCCTCCAACGAGTCCGCCCGGTTCAATCTGGCCAAGCTCGACTACCGGAACAACGATTTCTCGGGCAGCATCCGGGAACTGAAGGCCCTCATCGCCATCAACCCCTTTCACGCCGAGGCCCACGCCCTCATGGGGAGGGCCCTCTTCTATCTCAAGAGCTACAAGGCTTCCCTGGCGAGCCTGGTGGACGCGATGATCCTGGACAGCGCCGCCGGGCGCCCGCCCGCGCCGGAACTCCAGGAGAAGTTCAAGTACATCCTCGAAAAGGTGGGGATCCAGAACCGGGCGGCCCGGAGCGAGATCGTCAAGAAGCGCCTGGCCCTGTTCAACCAGTGCGTCCACCAGCTCGACCTGGAGAAGGAGAGCCTCCTGGGGCGGGGGGCCGTCCGCGACATCCACGAGATCACCAAGGCCGCCGCCCCCGACGAAGTCCGCCAGGACCTCCTCCGCCTGGCCCTTCGGCTGAGGGCCTTCGACATCCTGGCCACCCTGGCCGACGAACACCTCTTCGTCGTCGCCAAGGCGGTCAAGGAGATGGCCGTGAAGCCGGGGGATGTCGTCTTCGACGAAAACGACGAAGGGGACGATCTCTTCCTCGTGGAAAAGGGGGAGGTTCGCCTCGTCAAGCAGACCCCCTTCGGAGAGCAGCCGCTGGCCCTCGCCCAGAAGGGGGAATTCTTCGGCGAGATGAACTTCATCGATCCGGCCCACCGGAGCGCCGATGCGCTGGCCAGCACCGAGGGTGTGCTCTTCCGCATCCGCCGGAGCGACCTGGACCCGTTTTTCGAGCTCAAGAAGGAAGTCGCCGTCCACTTCTACTGGCACTTCTGGAAGTCCCTCTCCCGGAGGACCCGAGAGGCCAACAACCTCCTGAAGACCTTCTTCTCCGAGGCCGCCACGGCCCAGAAAGCGGCCTTGAGCCCCGACGAGGCCAGCCGGTCCAAGGCCATCTCCATCGAGCTGGACCGCAAGATCAAGCTCTTGCAGGAGCAGGGTCTTTCGGCCAAGGAACTCCGCCTTCTGGCCGCCTTCTCCACGGAGGAGCTCTACAACCAGGACGAGCTGATCTTCAAGGAGGGGAGCCGCGGAGACAAGCTCTACATCATCCTCGATGGAAAGGTCCGCATCACCAAGCACATCCCGGGGGTGGGCGAGGAGGCCCTCGCCATCCTGGGAAAGGGCGACTTCTTCGGCGAAATGGCCCTGGTGGACAACGAGCCGCGCTCCGCCGATGCCCGTGCCCACGTGAACGGCACGACGGTGCTCACGATCTCCCGGACGGTCCTCAACGAAATCCTGTCCGTGGATGTGGAATCGGCGTACCAGTTCCTCATCATCCTTTGCCGGATCCTCACCCAGCGCCTTCGGGAAATCAACCTCAAGATCATTCAGTGGCGCTTCATGGCCGGCGGCTTTTAG
- a CDS encoding lipopolysaccharide kinase InaA family protein yields MAESLILSDAWRERLERPLSEKGLALLWDEASPLPGGRGTARLARILDWAFVLKREARGGLSRRFLPDRYARRTPFQREWADANLAAGAGLCPRPAARSYVHSGPFFAVYTLTEEVTGGRSLTDLLDGEAPPPWKAAGEALARLHRLGLVHGDLNAGNVMVGPSGGILFLDFRHSRREGPPPSAPSRRDNLDRLSRSVFKETWRRRLPFPRAFPGLLAEGYAQGWGSREDWLRGWADAPSVPGVLRRALWTRF; encoded by the coding sequence ATGGCGGAGAGTCTGATCCTGTCGGACGCGTGGAGGGAGCGCCTCGAGCGCCCGCTCTCGGAGAAGGGCCTCGCCCTCCTCTGGGACGAAGCCTCCCCGCTCCCCGGGGGCCGGGGAACGGCCCGCCTGGCGCGGATTCTCGACTGGGCTTTCGTGCTGAAGCGGGAGGCCCGCGGCGGCCTTTCGAGGCGCTTCCTCCCGGATCGGTATGCGCGCAGGACCCCTTTTCAAAGGGAGTGGGCCGACGCGAACCTCGCCGCCGGGGCGGGCCTCTGCCCGCGCCCGGCCGCCCGGAGCTACGTCCATTCCGGTCCTTTTTTCGCCGTTTACACTCTCACCGAGGAGGTCACGGGGGGACGGTCCCTGACGGACCTCCTGGACGGCGAGGCGCCGCCGCCCTGGAAGGCGGCCGGAGAGGCCCTGGCCCGCCTGCACCGGCTGGGCCTCGTCCACGGGGACCTGAACGCGGGAAACGTGATGGTGGGCCCCTCGGGGGGGATCCTCTTTCTGGACTTTCGCCACTCCCGGCGGGAGGGCCCTCCGCCCTCGGCACCGTCGCGGCGGGACAACCTGGACCGCCTGAGCCGGTCGGTGTTCAAGGAAACGTGGAGGAGGCGCCTTCCGTTTCCGAGGGCTTTTCCCGGGCTCCTGGCCGAAGGCTACGCGCAGGGTTGGGGCAGCCGGGAGGACTGGCTGAGGGGCTGGGCCGATGCCCCCTCCGTGCCCGGCGTCCTCAGACGCGCCCTCTGGACCCGGTTCTGA
- a CDS encoding NAD(P)H-hydrate dehydratase, with the protein MKLYWSRDVREADRIAIEEMGIPSLRLMENAAAAIVDALYEELSDRMTGAVAVLCGRGNNGGDGMAAARLLKERGVDARVLLAAEPDRLSGDARVQFDKLEAAGVPWTPAWGEPGPEACRKGLEASSLAVDALLGTGLSGPARGSTASLIETLNAWGGTVAAVDVPSGLSGDALAPFGPTVRADLTLTLALAKPCLFTPEGSPLCGTVRRLDIGIPEEAVRRLTPAGEALEVTWAASFARPRPSCAHKGDAGRVLLVAGSRGKSGAAVLAARGALRAGAGLVTVATPASVQPVVAASLPEAMTLPLPETADGTLSMDALTPILDFCSQADALGLGPGVGATPETRALMEVLYAQARLPAVVDADGINAFAGRPERLQVHAGPRVLTPHPGEMGRVLGLPAADVAAQRYRLIPEAAERAGVVLLLKGYRSLLAAPGSPWRLNLTGGPHMAGPGFGDVLTGIAAALLGRGEEAYDAASLAAWWHGAAADLAFRKIGGYGLMASECAEALPQVEGSLRSHRGLR; encoded by the coding sequence ATGAAGCTCTACTGGTCTCGGGACGTTCGCGAGGCGGATCGGATCGCCATCGAGGAGATGGGAATCCCGTCCCTCCGCCTCATGGAAAACGCGGCCGCGGCCATCGTGGACGCCCTGTACGAGGAGCTTTCTGATCGAATGACGGGTGCGGTGGCCGTCCTCTGCGGCCGGGGCAACAACGGCGGCGACGGGATGGCCGCGGCGAGGCTCCTGAAGGAGCGGGGCGTGGACGCCCGCGTCCTGCTCGCGGCGGAGCCCGACCGCCTCTCCGGGGACGCGCGCGTGCAGTTCGACAAGTTGGAGGCCGCGGGCGTCCCCTGGACGCCCGCTTGGGGAGAGCCGGGTCCGGAGGCCTGCCGAAAAGGTCTCGAAGCCTCCTCCCTCGCCGTGGACGCGCTTCTCGGCACGGGCCTGTCGGGTCCAGCCCGCGGGTCGACGGCCTCCTTGATCGAGACCCTGAACGCATGGGGGGGAACCGTTGCGGCCGTGGATGTCCCCTCCGGCCTGTCGGGAGACGCCCTGGCCCCCTTCGGCCCGACGGTCCGCGCGGACCTGACGCTGACCCTGGCCCTGGCCAAACCGTGCCTCTTCACGCCCGAGGGCTCGCCCCTGTGCGGCACCGTGCGGCGGCTGGACATCGGAATCCCGGAGGAGGCCGTCCGGAGGCTGACCCCCGCCGGAGAGGCGCTGGAGGTCACTTGGGCGGCCTCCTTCGCCCGCCCCCGCCCGTCCTGCGCCCACAAAGGCGACGCCGGGCGGGTCCTCCTCGTCGCGGGGTCCCGGGGGAAGAGCGGGGCCGCGGTCCTCGCCGCGCGCGGGGCGCTCCGGGCGGGGGCCGGCCTGGTCACGGTGGCGACGCCGGCCTCGGTGCAGCCGGTGGTCGCGGCCTCTCTACCGGAGGCCATGACCCTACCCCTGCCCGAAACGGCCGACGGCACCCTCAGCATGGACGCCCTCACGCCGATCCTCGACTTCTGCTCTCAGGCCGACGCGCTGGGGCTGGGACCGGGCGTGGGGGCGACGCCGGAAACGCGGGCCTTGATGGAGGTCCTCTACGCGCAGGCCCGTCTTCCCGCGGTCGTGGACGCCGACGGCATCAACGCCTTTGCCGGCCGGCCGGAGCGCCTTCAGGTCCATGCGGGTCCCCGGGTTCTCACGCCCCACCCCGGAGAAATGGGGCGGGTCCTGGGATTGCCCGCCGCGGACGTGGCGGCTCAACGCTACCGGTTGATCCCCGAAGCCGCCGAGCGGGCGGGAGTGGTTCTCTTGCTCAAAGGCTACCGCAGCCTCCTGGCCGCCCCTGGGAGCCCCTGGCGGCTCAATCTGACGGGCGGACCCCACATGGCGGGGCCGGGCTTCGGCGACGTGCTCACGGGCATCGCGGCGGCCCTCCTGGGGCGGGGAGAGGAAGCCTATGATGCCGCGTCCCTGGCCGCCTGGTGGCACGGCGCGGCGGCCGACCTGGCTTTTCGCAAAATCGGGGGGTACGGCCTGATGGCGTCCGAGTGCGCCGAGGCGTTGCCCCAGGTGGAGGGGTCCCTCCGCTCCCACCGGGGTCTCCGCTGA
- a CDS encoding MiaB/RimO family radical SAM methylthiotransferase, which produces MMRFAVLTLGCKLNQYDSAKVAARLARAGAVPSSPESAELILVNTCTVTHKADRDSRKAVRSLKRANPGARLAVFGCASRRTPAAFSGLAGVDAVLSDDESLLRFLDDWRPGASASAPCVPLFPDRTRAFLKVQEGCNQPCSYCIVPSVRGPSRSVPPEEVEAEFAGLLEAGFREVVLTGINTGEYGKDLGWKGGLTALLERLLRRNGDFRLRLNSVEPRTVTPGLVRLLRAEGRLARHLQVPLQSGSDAVLAAMRRNYKAGFFADLLQRLAEEVPGIGLGCDVLCGFPSETREDHEATLRLLEGSPVAFLHAFAYSPRPGTPAASIPPLPPGEVAARTRELVALGRSKSEAFARSQMGRPLEALTLASESGRGRALTSNFLDVLLDGAAPPNRWITVRLTRWEGGLPRGEILEERDLRTGSRGRV; this is translated from the coding sequence ATGATGCGGTTCGCCGTCCTCACCCTCGGGTGCAAGCTGAACCAGTACGATTCGGCCAAGGTCGCCGCCCGCCTGGCAAGAGCCGGGGCCGTCCCCTCCTCCCCCGAGTCGGCCGAACTCATCCTCGTGAACACCTGCACCGTCACCCACAAGGCCGACCGGGATTCCAGGAAGGCCGTGCGGTCCCTGAAACGGGCCAACCCCGGGGCCCGCCTCGCGGTTTTCGGGTGCGCCTCCCGGCGGACCCCCGCGGCCTTCTCCGGTCTCGCCGGGGTGGATGCGGTCCTTTCGGATGACGAGTCTCTCCTGCGCTTCCTGGATGACTGGAGGCCCGGGGCCTCGGCTTCCGCGCCGTGCGTGCCGCTCTTCCCGGACCGCACGCGGGCCTTCCTCAAGGTGCAGGAGGGCTGCAACCAGCCCTGCTCCTACTGCATCGTCCCGTCGGTGAGGGGGCCGTCCCGCTCCGTGCCGCCCGAGGAGGTCGAGGCCGAATTCGCGGGCCTGTTGGAGGCTGGTTTTCGAGAGGTGGTTCTCACGGGCATCAACACGGGCGAATACGGAAAGGATTTGGGGTGGAAGGGCGGCCTTACCGCTCTCCTGGAGCGCCTGCTGAGGAGGAACGGGGACTTCCGCCTCCGGCTCAATTCGGTGGAGCCGAGGACGGTGACCCCTGGGCTCGTCCGGCTCCTTCGCGCCGAAGGCCGGCTGGCGCGCCACCTCCAGGTCCCTCTCCAGAGCGGCTCCGACGCCGTGCTGGCGGCCATGCGCCGGAATTACAAGGCGGGCTTCTTCGCGGACCTTCTCCAGCGTCTGGCCGAAGAGGTCCCGGGGATCGGCCTGGGCTGTGACGTCCTGTGCGGCTTTCCCAGCGAGACCCGGGAAGACCACGAGGCCACCCTGAGGCTTCTGGAGGGGAGCCCCGTGGCCTTTCTCCACGCCTTCGCCTATTCGCCGCGGCCCGGGACTCCGGCGGCCTCGATCCCCCCCCTCCCTCCCGGAGAGGTGGCGGCTCGGACCCGGGAACTCGTGGCCCTCGGGCGGTCCAAGAGCGAGGCCTTCGCCCGTTCCCAGATGGGCCGGCCCCTCGAAGCCCTCACCCTTGCCTCCGAGTCGGGGCGCGGTCGGGCCCTCACTTCGAACTTCCTCGACGTCTTGCTCGACGGCGCGGCCCCCCCCAATCGCTGGATCACGGTTCGGCTCACCCGGTGGGAAGGCGGCCTTCCCCGGGGGGAAATCCTGGAGGAAAGGGATCTCAGAACCGGGTCCAGAGGGCGCGTCTGA
- a CDS encoding UbiX family flavin prenyltransferase, producing the protein MSDDRVVPGGLGKVLVVAASGASGARLALRFLDHLLAHPGVRRVHFVPSRAFSLVLNREEGLSLDSCVDRAGRDGRLLLHREEDLDAPVASGSYPCDGTVLIPASMATVGAVASGAGRNLLHRAAEVALKERRTLIVVPRETPLSVIHLKNLATLAEAGAVVAPFVPAFYQGPRSVEDLMDHFLMRIFDHLGLETRLAGRWGGSDR; encoded by the coding sequence GTGTCGGATGACAGGGTGGTTCCGGGCGGTCTCGGAAAGGTCCTGGTCGTGGCCGCCTCGGGCGCCAGCGGTGCGCGCCTGGCCCTCCGGTTCCTCGACCATCTGCTCGCCCATCCGGGTGTCCGGAGGGTCCATTTCGTCCCCTCCCGGGCCTTCTCCCTGGTCTTGAATCGGGAGGAGGGCCTGAGCCTTGACTCCTGTGTGGACCGGGCCGGGAGGGACGGCCGGCTCCTCCTCCATCGAGAGGAAGACCTGGACGCCCCCGTCGCGTCCGGATCCTACCCCTGCGACGGGACGGTCCTGATCCCGGCGAGCATGGCCACCGTGGGCGCCGTCGCTTCCGGTGCGGGACGCAACCTTCTCCACAGGGCCGCCGAGGTGGCGCTGAAGGAGCGCCGCACCCTGATCGTGGTTCCCCGGGAGACTCCCCTTTCCGTGATTCACCTGAAGAACCTCGCGACGCTGGCCGAGGCGGGCGCCGTCGTGGCCCCCTTCGTGCCCGCTTTCTACCAGGGCCCGCGCTCCGTGGAGGATCTCATGGACCACTTCCTCATGCGGATCTTCGATCACCTGGGACTCGAAACGCGCCTCGCCGGCCGCTGGGGGGGGAGCGACCGTTGA
- a CDS encoding FAD-dependent oxidoreductase, with product MPRLLVLGGMAAGMSAASKVRRLDPRWEATVLDAGPDRSYGACGLPYVVGGVTADIEDLFALDPEEIARRGIEVRLRQKALALEEGRKRVVVEDLPSGARSEEPYDALLISTGSRAVLPDLKGLQGDNLFGMHDLADGRRLQSFLADARPRSALVWGSGYIGIEMAENLAARGVSVTLVNRSQRVLKTLVEPLKARVLQELERRGVRVLLGVRVLEVLRTGERILGLRTDRGELYADLLLIATGVRPATDFLEGSPVPRDGRGAILVDEACATGVHAVWAAGDCCAVRHLVTGRPAYLPLGTTANKMGRVAGANIAGRRERFPGVVGTAVTRAFGLEVGLTGLSPVEAASAGFDPAEAVVEAGSRAGYYPGGGAVTVQLTADRRTGRLLGGQVAGPEGTKGRVDTLAAAVTAGMRAEDFALLDLAYAPPFAPVWDPLLVAAGVLVSRLKG from the coding sequence ATGCCCAGGCTGCTGGTGCTCGGCGGCATGGCGGCGGGGATGAGCGCGGCCAGCAAGGTCCGGCGCCTGGATCCCCGGTGGGAAGCGACGGTCCTGGACGCCGGTCCCGACCGCTCCTACGGCGCCTGCGGCCTCCCCTACGTCGTGGGGGGGGTCACGGCCGACATCGAGGACCTCTTCGCCCTGGACCCCGAAGAAATCGCCCGACGGGGGATCGAGGTCCGGCTCCGGCAAAAGGCCCTCGCCCTGGAGGAGGGCCGCAAGCGGGTGGTCGTGGAGGACCTGCCTTCCGGGGCCCGGTCCGAAGAGCCCTACGACGCGCTGCTGATCAGCACGGGGAGCCGGGCCGTCCTCCCCGATCTGAAAGGTCTCCAGGGGGACAACCTCTTCGGCATGCACGATCTCGCAGACGGCCGGCGGCTCCAGTCTTTCCTGGCCGACGCGCGCCCCCGATCCGCCCTGGTCTGGGGGAGCGGGTACATCGGCATCGAAATGGCCGAGAACCTCGCCGCGCGCGGGGTTTCGGTCACGCTCGTCAACCGGTCCCAGCGGGTGCTCAAGACCCTCGTGGAGCCCCTCAAGGCGCGTGTCCTTCAGGAGCTCGAACGCCGCGGGGTGCGAGTGCTTCTCGGGGTAAGGGTGCTGGAAGTGTTGCGGACCGGGGAGCGGATCCTCGGCCTGAGGACCGACCGGGGGGAGCTGTACGCCGACCTGCTCCTCATCGCCACCGGGGTTCGCCCGGCCACGGACTTCCTGGAGGGCTCGCCGGTCCCTCGGGACGGGCGGGGGGCCATCCTCGTGGATGAGGCCTGCGCCACGGGAGTCCACGCCGTGTGGGCCGCCGGGGACTGCTGCGCCGTCCGGCACCTGGTGACGGGACGCCCCGCCTACCTCCCTCTGGGTACCACGGCCAACAAGATGGGCCGGGTGGCGGGAGCCAACATCGCCGGGCGCCGGGAGCGCTTTCCTGGGGTGGTCGGGACGGCCGTCACCCGCGCCTTCGGCCTGGAAGTGGGCCTGACCGGACTGTCCCCCGTCGAGGCCGCCTCGGCGGGATTCGATCCGGCGGAGGCCGTGGTCGAGGCGGGAAGCCGGGCGGGCTACTATCCGGGAGGAGGGGCCGTCACCGTTCAGCTCACCGCGGACCGCCGGACGGGCCGGCTCCTCGGCGGGCAGGTGGCCGGGCCGGAAGGCACGAAGGGCCGCGTGGACACGCTGGCCGCCGCGGTGACGGCCGGGATGCGGGCAGAGGACTTCGCCCTCCTCGACCTTGCCTACGCTCCCCCCTTCGCCCCGGTCTGGGACCCCCTCCTCGTGGCGGCCGGGGTCCTGGTCTCCCGCTTGAAGGGTTGA
- a CDS encoding peroxiredoxin, with amino-acid sequence MIEAGDRCPPFEVPDETGAVRTLKDLAGPRGLVLYFYPKDNTPGCTLEARDFRDLLPRFEALGYRVAGVSRDSQKSHCAFITKERLPFPLLSDADGRLSEAVGAWGEKVMYGRRSKGMIRSTLVLDPGGTVLRAYPKVSATGHAATVLAHLESQGR; translated from the coding sequence ATGATCGAGGCGGGCGACCGATGTCCCCCCTTTGAAGTCCCGGATGAGACGGGCGCCGTCCGGACCCTGAAGGACCTGGCCGGTCCCCGGGGACTGGTCCTCTACTTTTATCCAAAGGACAACACGCCCGGCTGCACCCTGGAGGCCCGGGACTTCCGGGACCTCCTCCCCCGCTTCGAGGCCCTCGGCTACCGTGTGGCGGGGGTATCCCGGGACTCGCAGAAGTCGCACTGCGCCTTCATCACGAAGGAGCGTCTTCCGTTTCCCCTGCTCAGTGACGCCGATGGGCGCCTCTCGGAGGCCGTGGGGGCCTGGGGAGAGAAGGTGATGTACGGGAGGCGGAGCAAGGGGATGATCCGCTCCACGCTGGTTCTCGACCCCGGCGGTACCGTCCTGAGAGCCTATCCGAAGGTCTCCGCCACGGGGCACGCCGCCACCGTCCTCGCTCACCTGGAATCCCAGGGGCGCTGA